One window of the Pan troglodytes isolate AG18354 chromosome 12, NHGRI_mPanTro3-v2.0_pri, whole genome shotgun sequence genome contains the following:
- the ITGB1BP1 gene encoding integrin beta-1-binding protein 1 isoform X2 — MFRKGKKRHSSSSSQSSEISTKSKSVDSSLGGLSRSSTVASLDTDSTKSSGQSNNNSDTCAEFRIKYVGAIEKLKLSEGKGLEGPLDLINYIDVAQQDGKLPFVPPEEEFIMGVSKYGIKVSTSDQYEQAQAICKVLSTAFDSVLTSEKP; from the exons ATGTTTCGCAAGGGCAAAAAACGACACAGTAGTAGCAGTTCCCAAAGTAGCGAAATCAGTACTAAGAGCAAG tctGTGGATTCTAGCCTTGGGGGTCTTTCACGATCCAGCACTGTGGCCAGCCTCGACACAGATTCCACCAAAAGCTCAG GACAAAGCAACAATAATTCAGATACCTGTGCAGAATTTCGAATAAAATATGTTGGTGCCATTGAGAAACTGAAACTCTCCgagggaaaaggccttgaagggcCATTAGACCTGATAAATTATATAGACGTTgcccag caAGATGGAAAGTTGCCTTTTGTTCCTCCGGAGGAAGAATTTATTATGGGAGTTTCCAAGTATGGCATAAAAGTATCAACATCAGATCAATAT GAACAAGCACAAGCCATTTGCAAGGTTTTATCCACCGCTTTTGACTCTGTATTAACATCTGAGAAACCCTGA
- the ITGB1BP1 gene encoding integrin beta-1-binding protein 1 isoform X1, producing the protein MFRKGKKRHSSSSSQSSEISTKSKSVDSSLGGLSRSSTVASLDTDSTKSSGQSNNNSDTCAEFRIKYVGAIEKLKLSEGKGLEGPLDLINYIDVAQQDGKLPFVPPEEEFIMGVSKYGIKVSTSDQYDVLHRHALYLIIRMVCYDDGLGAGKSLLALKTTDASNEEYSLWVYQCNSLEQAQAICKVLSTAFDSVLTSEKP; encoded by the exons ATGTTTCGCAAGGGCAAAAAACGACACAGTAGTAGCAGTTCCCAAAGTAGCGAAATCAGTACTAAGAGCAAG tctGTGGATTCTAGCCTTGGGGGTCTTTCACGATCCAGCACTGTGGCCAGCCTCGACACAGATTCCACCAAAAGCTCAG GACAAAGCAACAATAATTCAGATACCTGTGCAGAATTTCGAATAAAATATGTTGGTGCCATTGAGAAACTGAAACTCTCCgagggaaaaggccttgaagggcCATTAGACCTGATAAATTATATAGACGTTgcccag caAGATGGAAAGTTGCCTTTTGTTCCTCCGGAGGAAGAATTTATTATGGGAGTTTCCAAGTATGGCATAAAAGTATCAACATCAGATCAATAT GATGTTTTGCACAGGCATGCTCTCTACTTAATAATCCGGATGGTGTGTTACGATGATGGTCTGGGGGCGGGAAAAAGCTTACTGGCTCTGAAGACCACAGATGCAAGCAATGAAGAATACAGCCTGTGGGTTTATCAGTGCAACAGCCTG GAACAAGCACAAGCCATTTGCAAGGTTTTATCCACCGCTTTTGACTCTGTATTAACATCTGAGAAACCCTGA